The following is a genomic window from Hyphomicrobiales bacterium.
AGCGGCACCATAACGTCCACGACCTCGTCCGGCTTGGCATCGAGGCGCTCGATACGCGCCGCCTCTCCATCCAGGCCGCGCAGCAAGCCGCGGAAACGCTTGCGGCCCTCGACGGGCAGAGCGGTTTCCACCTTCGCCTCATGACCCGCCCAGCGTTCGAAATCGGATCGGCGCACCAAAGGCCGATCAATTCCCGGCGAGGAGATCTCGAGGTGATAGGCGCGGTCGATTGGATCTTCGAGATCGAGCACCGGCGATATGGCCCGGCTTATGGCTTCGCAGCCCTCGACGTTCATGGAACCGTCAGGCCGTTCAGCCATGATCTGGACGGTGCAGCCGTTCATGCCGTTGATCTTGACCCGCACCAAACGGAAGCCGAGATCGGCGAGCACGGGCTCGACGATGGTGGCCACGCGCGCAGCCACGCCCTTTTCGGCAATTACACGGTGTTCCATCAGTTGCAGATCAGTCTCGGTCAAATGGGGCCCTACTCGATTTT
Proteins encoded in this region:
- the rimP gene encoding Ribosome maturation factor RimP; translation: MVNRDGEWAPAGPLLFVLENRVGPHLTETDLQLMEHRVIAEKGVAARVATIVEPVLADLGFRLVRVKINGMNGCTVQIMAERPDGSMNVEGCEAISRAISPVLDLEDPIDRAYHLEISSPGIDRPLVRRSDFERWAGHEAKVETALPVEGRKRFRGLLRGLDGEAARIERLDAKPDEVVDVMVPLADITEARLVLTDELIRETLRRDKHRELQDLGDDVDIEDVDAVPDEADNDNRPGWAGKGKAKDAKTKGGPNRQGKKAGKPSGEKPSTNE